The Methylobacterium durans nucleotide sequence GGCGGCAGCCTCCTCGCGGCGCATCCTGACGACAGCAACGACGGTCGTCAGCCCGAGTCGGATGTCGAAAGGGGAGCAGCAATTTCGCCGCGCGAGCTCAACCACTCAGTCGGCAGCGTTCGGATCGCCCATCTGCTGGGTCGGCGTGTCCGCTTTTCAGTTTCGGCAGAACAGCCCTTTTCGTCCACAATGGGCGCAATCCCGAATGGCTGCTCCTGGCCGATTGTGTTGAAAAACTCCGTTTGCCCCCCTTTCGAGGACATCAACCTACAACACCTGGGTTCGTATCGAGCGACAAATACTAGCTATAGAGGACTTTGATCGCGCCGCGGAGTTTTTCAACACAATCGGCCGAGATCGGCCCGTTCGCTTCGGAGCTCAAGCTGCGGGAAGCGGACATTCTGCGCAGGTCAGATGAGGTGCCGGTGCCAGCGGCGGCACAACGCCATGGTACCTCCGACTTGGCTGCGGGCATTTCATCAATGCGCCAGGAACAATGGCACACCACTCCGCGCGAGCAACGCCTGCGTCACGCCTCCGAGGAACCATTCGCGCATGCGCGAGTGCCGGTAGGCACCAATCACGACCATGTCGGCCCTGAACTGCTCGGCCGACCGGCGCAGGGTCTCAGCTATGTCGACTTCGACCGGGCGGTCATCGACCGTGATCTCGACGCCGTGGCACGCCAGATGCGGGGCGAACTCCGCGCCAGGAACGGACGACAGCAACCTCTCGGTGTCGCCGACGCACACGAGCACGTCCGCCTCCGCCGCGCGCAGGAAGGGCATGGCGTCGTTCGCGGCGCGCGCCGCCTGCGTGCCGCCGTCCCAGGCGACGATAATCCGGTGCGCGCGAAAGGTGTCCCAGCCCGGTGGCACCACGATGACAGGTCGCCCGCTCCGGAAGAGCCCCCCCTCCATCAGTTCGCGGTCTGGCATCACCGCGAACGGCTCGGCGTCGAGGATTGTCAGGTCGTGCAGGCGGGCCCGGGCCGAGAGCCGGGCGACGAGCTCGTGGTGCATGAGGCTCGGCGCCTCGGTTGTGCAGATGACGCCTACCCCGGCCGCGTCTCTCGCGACCCTCTCCGCCGCGTGCCGCGCAAGGGACGCCAAGCGGCAATTCTCGGCAACGACGAGCTCGTCGGCGAACCCGCAGAGTGGCATCGCGGTGGTCATGAGCCTGGGCGCCGCGGACTGCACAGTGAGGTGGGCGCCCGCGTCACGCGCCAGCGTCAAGCCGTAGCCGAGGGAGGCCGCGGCCTCGTCGCCGCGGCCCTCCTCCGTGATGCCGACCAAGATGTCGCGAATGCCCGCAAGAGGAAGTGAGGACGGGCGTGGCATGGGGAGCTCCCTGCAGCTTCTTCGCGCCATTCTCCCCCGGTACCACGGCCGCGCGTTGATCCAGCGCAAGGCCCCACGGCCGGGACGGGCGCACTTCGGAGGCGCGCAACGACCGGAGCCGACCCCGATGACGACGACGACGACCATGGGTTCAACCGAGACTGACCGGCCGGCGGTGGCCAGCTGGATGCCGGGGCTGCGGGGATGGCTGGCGGTCGTGCCGCTGGTCGGCCTGTGCGCAGGGCTGTCGGCACAGGCACTTGGACTGCCCGAGATCGCGGCGTGGGCCTTCACGCTCCCGACGCTCGCGGTCCTCGCCGTCCTCGCGGCTCAGGTTGCGACCAGCCTATCGCGGGGCGACGTCGGGCTCGACCTTATCGCCCTGCTCTCGATGGGCGGCGCGCTCTCCCTGTCGCAGCCGTTGGCCGGCGCCGTCATCGCCCTGATGTATTCAGGCGGCCAGTCGCTCGAGGCCTACGCGGCCGGCCGCGCGGGCCAGGCGATGACGGCGCTGCTCGCGCGCCAGCCGCGCACCGCCCTGCGGGAGGAAGGCGGCGGCGTCCTGGAGGTGCCCATCGCGGCTCTGGCTCCGGGAGACCGCATCCTGGTGCGGGTCGGCGACATTCTACCGGTTGACGGGCGGGTCGCCGCGGGCCGCACCGCGCTCGACCAGTCGAGCCTCACCGGCGAGGCGCTGCCGGTCGCCGTCGAGACGGGCGCGCCCGTGTTGAGTGGCTCGGTGAACGTCGGCATGCCCTTCACGCTGCTCGCAGAGCGTCCCGCGGCCGAGAGCACCTACGCGGGCATCGTCCGGCTGGTCGAGGCGGCCCGGTCGCGCAAGGCGCCTATGGCGCGCATGGCCGACCGCTACGGCCTCGCCTTCCTCGGCGTGACACTTCTTCTGGCCGGAAGCGCCTGGGGCGTCACGGGCGACCCGCTTCGCGCGCTCGCCGTGCTGGTCGTCGCTACGCCCTGCCCGCTAATCCTGGCCGTGCCCGTCGCCCTCGTCTCCGGCCTCTCACGCGCCGCCGGCATCGGCGTCCTGATCAAGGGGGGCGGCGCGTTGGAGACCTTGGCCAAGGTGCGCGTGCTGGTGGTCGACAAGACCGGCACCCTCACCCAAGGCACGGCCCGGCTGGCCGCGGCGCGGACCCTCGCCCCCTTCGACGAAGCGGAGGCGGTGGGGCTGGCCGCTTCCCTCGACCAAGCCTCCGGTCACCCGATAGCGCGGGCTCTGGTCGATGAAGCGCGCCGGCGTGGCTTGACGCTCTCACAACCAACGAAGGTCACGGAGATGCCAGGCGAAGGCGTGACTGGCCTAGTGGAGGGGCGGCACGTCCTTGTCGGAGGACCGCGCCTGATGCGGATCCACGGCGTCCCCGTCCCGCCGGCGGACGGCGTTCAACACGTCGCCGCGGCGGCGGCGACGGTGCTGGTCGCCGTGGACGGAGCGCCCGCCGCTGTCTTGGAATTCGCGGACCCGGTGCGGGCCGATGGCGGCCGGACGCTCGCGGCGCTGCGCGCCTGCGGCATCGAGCGGGTGGTGCTCGCGACTGGCGACCGGCGCGGCATCGCGGAGGCGCTCGTCGCGGGCCTGCCCGTCGATGCCGTGGCGGCGGATCTCGACCCGGCCGCCAAGACGGACACCGTGCTCGCCGAACGGCGAAACGGCCCCGTGATGATGGTGGGCGACGGGGTCAACGACGCCCCTGCGCTCGCGGCCGCCGATCTCGGCGTGGCGCTTGGTGCCCGCGGCGCGGCCGCGGCGGCCGAAGCGGCGGACGTCGTGCTGCTGGTCGATAGCCTCGCGCCGCTACCCAGCGCCATCCGCATCGCCAGGCGGGCCCGCGCCATCGCCCTGCAGAGCGTGCTCGCCGGCATCGGGCTGTCGCTCGCCGGCATGGTCGCAGCGGCTTTGGGCCACCTCACTCCGCTCCAGGGAGCGCTGCTCCAGGAGGCCATCGACGTCGCCGTCATCCTCAACGCCATGCGCGTGCTCGGCGGTACGAGGACCGCTCACGAGTCCCAGGCAGCTTGCGCTGGATCAAGGTGGGCCGTCCCGCCCGAGGCCAAGCTTCCCCGGTCGGAACCTAAGCACGACGGAGGTGGTCATGGACTACGCGAACATCCTCGTTTCCGCCGACCTCGGTGACGCGGCACCCGACCGCATACGGCTGGCCGCCGGCCTAGTCCGGCGCTTCGAGGCTACTCTTACCGGCGCGGCCGCCCACAAGATGCGTACGCCCATCCTGGTGCGCGACATTTACGACGCCGTCGAGCAGGAGAAGCGCAACGAGGCGCAGGTGCGCGAACTCCTCGAACAGGCGCGCGCTCTGTTCGAGCGCAGCGCGGGCGACGACATTCGCACGGAGTGGTACGCCGCCTTCGCCGGGCCCACCACGCACCTCGTCGAGCAGGCGCGCACCGCCGACCTCGTCGTCGTGGGCCGGCGCGGGTCGGAGGACGAGGATCCCGGCCCACTCGGCGTGTCGCCCGGGCCGGTGCTTATGGAGGCGGGCCGGCCCGTCCTCGTCGTGCCACCGCGGATCGTGCACCTGAAGGCAGCCCGGATCGTCGTCGCCTGGAAGGACGGCCCGGAGGCGCGGCGAGCGGTAACGGCGGCGCTGCCCTTCATCCACGGCGCGGATCAGGTCTTTGTCGCGACGGTCGGGGCCGACGCTCTGCACGAGGGAGCTGAGGCCGTGGCCGGTCACCTCGCGCGACACGGCGCCCACGTCACCACCCATCTCCTGCGGGTGGTTGGAGCCGAGGGCAGGGAGATCCTGGACTTCGCTATGCGCCAGGACGCCGACCTCATCGTGATGGGTGCCTACGGCCATTCTCGGCTGCGGGAGTGGGTCTTTGGGGGCGTCACGCGAGACCTCCTGGGCCGCTCGCCGGTCTGCTGCCTGATGAGCCACTGATGCGCCCGTGCGGCCTAACCGTCGGCATCGTCCTCACTCTGGGCCTGCTCGTCGCCTCGCGCGCCGCGGCCCGGGACGCCTCGGCGGAGCAGGGACGGACCTTCGCCCGAGAGAACTGCACGCGCTGCCATGCGGTCGGCTCACGTGGCGCGACCCCGATGCGTGCGGCACCGCCCTTCCGTACGCTCGCCAAACGCTTTCCCATGGACGACCTCGCGGATGTCTTGGTCGAGGGCGTCGAGCGGCGCCATCCGGCCATGCCCGATTTCCGGCTCGGCCCGGGCGACGCCGCCGACCTCTCGGCCTACCTCAAGGCGCTGGGACGGTGACCGGCGGAAAGGGACTGGTGGCCGCGAGGAGGTCAGCCCATGGACGCGTCACCGCTGTACGTGAGCCGACGGGTGGCCACCGACGCCGACGTCCATGACATGTCGAGACGTCGCAGGCCAGGAACGCCCGACTCCGGGCCACGGGCGCGCTCCTCGCGCCGCGCAGCCGGTTCGCGCAGATCCTTGATAAGCCGCGCGCAGGGTGGACGCGCTCATGGGTAACGTCCTTCGCGGCCGGCGCCATACGTGGGTCGAGGTGCTGCTGAACGACGACATCAAGCGGCGCCGGTTCCCCAGCTGGACGCCAGCCTATTCCGGCGCCTCCGTCTTCCTCGACGGGCTGATCCGGGCCCTGACCGGACGAGGCGCCCTCGGCCGCATCCATTCGACCTGCGCCGCATGATCCACGCCATCGAGGGGCAGGCGCGAGCCCGGCTTTAATGGCCGGGCTATATCGAGGCGCCACGACGCACGCGCGGGCCCGTCACTCGACAAACCCCCAGCCGGCTTCCAGGGCGCCCATCTCCTCCTCGTTCAGCGGGTCCGGCCAGTCCATCCTGTTCGGTGCACGCTCCCGGGCTTCCACTGCGCTGGGGCCCGGCCTTTCCGGGACAGATGTGGGCGTCCGACGCGGGAGATTGCGCTTGCGTGCCACCTGGGTGGTCGCGGTGGTTCCGAAGGATCTCTGTTTGCGCATCGCCGGCCTCCCCGGACTCAGTGCGAGAGGAATAGCGGGGCCGGGCTGACCCTCAGGAGCGAACGGGTCACGCCGCCGAAGAAGAACTCCCGCGCGCGGGAGTGCCGGTAGGCGCCCATCACGATCATGTCGGCCCGGAACAGCCCGGCCTGGGTGCGGAGCGTGTCCGCAATACCCCTACCCTTCGGCAGGTCGTTGACGGAGACGTTCACCCCGTGGCGGGTGAGGTGGGGCGCGAACTCGGCCCCGGGCACCTCGGCATGGATTTCCGACTCGTCGCCGCACGACACGATCTCGACCGCCTCGGCCGCGCGCAGGAACGGTAACGCGTCGTTGGCGGCCCGCGCCGCCTGCGCGCTGCCGTCCCAGGCGACGATGATCCGCCGCGCAGCGAAGGCGTCGTGTCCCGGCGGGACGGCGATGACCGGCCGTCCGCTGAGGAACAGCGCCTTCTCGATCGTCTCGCGGTCGAGGTCGTAGGTCCGCGGTCCCGCGTCCAGCACGGTGAGGTCGTGCAGGCGCGCCAGAGCCGCCAGCCGGCTCACCACCTCCGGGTAGGGCAGGCTCGGCGTCTCGGTGGTGCAGGCGACGCCGGCCAGCGCCGCCTCGCCCGCCGTGTTGCCGGCAACGGCGCGGGCCATCTCGTCGAGACGCCGGTCGATGACCGCGACGCCCTCGTTGTCGAAGTCGCCGAGCCAGGCGTCGTCGCCCGAGAGGCGCCAGGAGGCCGACTGCACGGTGAGGTGGGCGCCGGCGGCCTTGGCCAGCGTCAGGCCATACCCGATGGCCGAGGAGGTAGGGTCGCTTTCGCCCTCGACGGTGGTGCCCACGAGAACGTCGCGGATGGCGGCGAGCGGGGATGAAGAGCTGTTGGACATGGGTCGTCTCCGGTCCGGAGCCCCATGGTTTGCTCCCTCTCGGGCGACCGACCTTGATCCAGCTCAAGGGGCATCCCGGTCGGGCAACTATTCGTGGTCCTTAACATGGAGTAGCTTCGCAAGTGCGAAGTCGAGGCGCCGTGCGGGACTTAAGGCTCCGCTCTTCCGCGACGGTGCGTCGGTCACGCCGCGGCAGATACCTCGGCCGGAGCGGCTTGGAGTTGTTGCTCCAGAGGTGTGCACGATGACGAGCCCCATCGACGCGCCAGGCATGGACCGTGTTGGCGATGGCACATCGACCATTGAAGAGCTCCGGCAGACCCTCGACGAGGTCGGCATCTGCATCTGGTCGCTGGACATCCCGACCGGCCGGGCCACGGTCTCCCCGACCTGCGCCCGCCTCTTCGGCGTGCCAGCCGAGCAACTGACCTCCTTCGCCGCCTCCCAGGCGCTCGTGCATCCGGAGGACCGCCGAACCCGGGCGGAAGCAATCCGGCGGGTATTGCGGGAGGGCGGCAGCTACGAGGTCGACTACCGCGTCGTGCGGCCCGACGGGCATGTCTGCTGGCTGCGCTCACGCGGCCGGGTGCAACTCGACCCGGAGGGCCAGCCCTTCCGGCATCGCGGGGTCGTGCTCAGCATCGACGAGCAGAAGCGGGCCGAGGTGGATCTCCGCGCCCGCGAGGCGCACCTGCAGTCCATCCTCGACACCGTGCCCGAGGCCATGGTCGTCATCGACGAGGCCGGACTCATCCACTCGTTCAGCGCGGCGGCCGAACGCCTCTTCGGCTACGCGGCCGCCGAGGCGGTCGGGGAAAACGTCCGGATCCTGATGCCCGAGCCGATGCGGGGCGAGCACGACGGCTACCTCGACCGCTACCGGCGGACGCGGGAGCGGCGCATCATCGGTACCAACAGGGTCGTGACGGGCCAGCGGCGGGACGGCTCGACCTTCCCGATGGAGCTTGCCATCGGCGAGATGCGCTCGGGCGAGCAGGTTTACTTCACCGGCTTCATCAACGACCTGACCGAACGTCAGCACACCCAGGCCCGTCTTCAGGAGCTCCAGTCCGAGCTCGTGCACGTCTCCCGGCTGAGTGCGATGGGCGAGATGGCCTCGACGCTCGCCCACGAGCTGAACCAGCCGCTCGGCGCCATCGCCAACTACGCCAAGGGCTGCCGCCGCATGCTCGACGGGACTGACCCAGCGGCCATCCCGAGAGTGAAGGACGTTCTTGACAAGACGGCCGAGCAGGCGCTGCGGGCCGGTCAGATCATCCGGCGGCTGCGCGAGTTCGTCGCCCGCGGCGAGACGGAGAAGCGGGTGGAGCCGGTCGCGCGGCTGATCGAGGAGGCCAGCGCCCTCGCCCTCGTTGGCGCCCGCGAGCAGGGAGTCACGGCGCGTGTCGCGCTCGCCCCGAACACAAACTCGGTCCTGGCCGACCGGGTGCAGGTGCAACAGGTCCTGGTCAACCTGATGCGCAACGCCCGCGAGGCCATGCAGCACAGCGAGCGGAGGGACCTGACCGTCGAGGCGCGGCCGGTCTCGCCGGACTTCACAGAGATCACGGTGTCGGACACGGGGCCGGGCATCGCAGAGGCGGTGGCGGAGCGGCTGTTCCAGCCCTTCGTGACCACCAAGCAGAGCGGAATGGGCGTCGGGCTCTCGATCTGCCGGACCATCGTCGAGGCGCATGGCGGCCGCCTGTGGGTCGAGCGCAACGACGCCGGCGGGGCAACCTTCCGGCTGACGCTGCCAGCCGCGCACAACGGAGACCTGAACCATGGCGGCTAGCCTCGTGCATGTGGTGGACGACGACCCCGCAATGCGGGACTCGATCGCCTTCCTCCTCGACACGGCCGGCTTCGACGTGCGGGTCTACGAGGCCGGGACAGACCTGCTCGACCGGCTCCCGAAGCCGGCATCGGGATGCGTCCTGACTGACATCCGGATGCCCGGCATCGACGGGCTGGAACTGCTCCGCCGCTGGCGGGCGGCGGGCCACACGCTACCGGTGGTGGTGATGACCGGCCACGGAGACGTGCCGCTCGCGGTGGAGGCGATGAAGCTCGGCGCCTGCGACTTCATCGAGAAGCCGTTCGACGACGAGGCACTTCTTCAGGCTCTCCGGTCGGCCCTGAAACGCAGCGGCGCGGCCCAGGCCGCGGACCCGACGCTGCGAGATTTCGTGCGCCGGGTCGGCACCCTGAGCGAGCGCGAACGACAGGTGCTGGACCAACTGGTCGCCGGCGGCACCAGTAAGGAAATCGGGCGCGCGCTCAACATCAGCCCGCGCACGGTCGAGATCTACCGGGCGAAGCTCATGGCCAAGACGCAGGCCGGCAACCTGCAGGAACTGGTTCGTTGGGCGGTGTTGGCTGGCATTGCGTGAGGCGGGCTTGAGGTAGGTCAAGGCGACAGCCGGAGGCTTCCTGCAACATGACGGCATCCAACCTTTGAGTACCGCGCCCCGGCGACCGTCATGCCGTCAGCCCCTTCGAACCTCATCTACGTCGTGGACGACGACCTGGCCGTCCTGCACTCCACCCGCTTCCTGTTTGAGAGCGAGGGCCATCGCGTCGAGACCTTCGCGGGCGGACAGGAGCTGCTTGCGGCCTTCCCCGGTCCGGCCCCGGCCTTCGTGCTGCTCGACCAGGTCATGCCCGGCATGGAAGGGCTGGAGGTATACGCCCGGCTGCGAGACCTCGATGCCCATGTCCCGGTGGTCCTCATCACCGGTCATCCTGACCCGAGCATCCGGACGCGGGCTCGCGCCGCCGGCGTTCCCCTGGTCGAGAAGCCGCTCGCATTCGACGCGCTGCTCGGCATGCTCGCCAGCGACGGAGCCGCTACAGGGTTCATCCCTTCAGGCTTGAGGAACAGCCCGCCGCGGGACTTCGCGGGCGC carries:
- a CDS encoding universal stress protein; this encodes MPRPSSLPLAGIRDILVGITEEGRGDEAAASLGYGLTLARDAGAHLTVQSAAPRLMTTAMPLCGFADELVVAENCRLASLARHAAERVARDAAGVGVICTTEAPSLMHHELVARLSARARLHDLTILDAEPFAVMPDRELMEGGLFRSGRPVIVVPPGWDTFRAHRIIVAWDGGTQAARAANDAMPFLRAAEADVLVCVGDTERLLSSVPGAEFAPHLACHGVEITVDDRPVEVDIAETLRRSAEQFRADMVVIGAYRHSRMREWFLGGVTQALLARSGVPLFLAH
- a CDS encoding heavy metal translocating P-type ATPase, translating into MTTTTTMGSTETDRPAVASWMPGLRGWLAVVPLVGLCAGLSAQALGLPEIAAWAFTLPTLAVLAVLAAQVATSLSRGDVGLDLIALLSMGGALSLSQPLAGAVIALMYSGGQSLEAYAAGRAGQAMTALLARQPRTALREEGGGVLEVPIAALAPGDRILVRVGDILPVDGRVAAGRTALDQSSLTGEALPVAVETGAPVLSGSVNVGMPFTLLAERPAAESTYAGIVRLVEAARSRKAPMARMADRYGLAFLGVTLLLAGSAWGVTGDPLRALAVLVVATPCPLILAVPVALVSGLSRAAGIGVLIKGGGALETLAKVRVLVVDKTGTLTQGTARLAAARTLAPFDEAEAVGLAASLDQASGHPIARALVDEARRRGLTLSQPTKVTEMPGEGVTGLVEGRHVLVGGPRLMRIHGVPVPPADGVQHVAAAAATVLVAVDGAPAAVLEFADPVRADGGRTLAALRACGIERVVLATGDRRGIAEALVAGLPVDAVAADLDPAAKTDTVLAERRNGPVMMVGDGVNDAPALAAADLGVALGARGAAAAAEAADVVLLVDSLAPLPSAIRIARRARAIALQSVLAGIGLSLAGMVAAALGHLTPLQGALLQEAIDVAVILNAMRVLGGTRTAHESQAACAGSRWAVPPEAKLPRSEPKHDGGGHGLREHPRFRRPR
- a CDS encoding universal stress protein — translated: MDYANILVSADLGDAAPDRIRLAAGLVRRFEATLTGAAAHKMRTPILVRDIYDAVEQEKRNEAQVRELLEQARALFERSAGDDIRTEWYAAFAGPTTHLVEQARTADLVVVGRRGSEDEDPGPLGVSPGPVLMEAGRPVLVVPPRIVHLKAARIVVAWKDGPEARRAVTAALPFIHGADQVFVATVGADALHEGAEAVAGHLARHGAHVTTHLLRVVGAEGREILDFAMRQDADLIVMGAYGHSRLREWVFGGVTRDLLGRSPVCCLMSH
- a CDS encoding c-type cytochrome, giving the protein MRPCGLTVGIVLTLGLLVASRAAARDASAEQGRTFARENCTRCHAVGSRGATPMRAAPPFRTLAKRFPMDDLADVLVEGVERRHPAMPDFRLGPGDAADLSAYLKALGR
- a CDS encoding BLUF domain-containing protein; protein product: MGNVLRGRRHTWVEVLLNDDIKRRRFPSWTPAYSGASVFLDGLIRALTGRGALGRIHSTCAA
- a CDS encoding universal stress protein, encoding MSNSSSSPLAAIRDVLVGTTVEGESDPTSSAIGYGLTLAKAAGAHLTVQSASWRLSGDDAWLGDFDNEGVAVIDRRLDEMARAVAGNTAGEAALAGVACTTETPSLPYPEVVSRLAALARLHDLTVLDAGPRTYDLDRETIEKALFLSGRPVIAVPPGHDAFAARRIIVAWDGSAQAARAANDALPFLRAAEAVEIVSCGDESEIHAEVPGAEFAPHLTRHGVNVSVNDLPKGRGIADTLRTQAGLFRADMIVMGAYRHSRAREFFFGGVTRSLLRVSPAPLFLSH
- a CDS encoding PAS domain S-box protein: MTSPIDAPGMDRVGDGTSTIEELRQTLDEVGICIWSLDIPTGRATVSPTCARLFGVPAEQLTSFAASQALVHPEDRRTRAEAIRRVLREGGSYEVDYRVVRPDGHVCWLRSRGRVQLDPEGQPFRHRGVVLSIDEQKRAEVDLRAREAHLQSILDTVPEAMVVIDEAGLIHSFSAAAERLFGYAAAEAVGENVRILMPEPMRGEHDGYLDRYRRTRERRIIGTNRVVTGQRRDGSTFPMELAIGEMRSGEQVYFTGFINDLTERQHTQARLQELQSELVHVSRLSAMGEMASTLAHELNQPLGAIANYAKGCRRMLDGTDPAAIPRVKDVLDKTAEQALRAGQIIRRLREFVARGETEKRVEPVARLIEEASALALVGAREQGVTARVALAPNTNSVLADRVQVQQVLVNLMRNAREAMQHSERRDLTVEARPVSPDFTEITVSDTGPGIAEAVAERLFQPFVTTKQSGMGVGLSICRTIVEAHGGRLWVERNDAGGATFRLTLPAAHNGDLNHGG
- the fixJ gene encoding response regulator FixJ; its protein translation is MAASLVHVVDDDPAMRDSIAFLLDTAGFDVRVYEAGTDLLDRLPKPASGCVLTDIRMPGIDGLELLRRWRAAGHTLPVVVMTGHGDVPLAVEAMKLGACDFIEKPFDDEALLQALRSALKRSGAAQAADPTLRDFVRRVGTLSERERQVLDQLVAGGTSKEIGRALNISPRTVEIYRAKLMAKTQAGNLQELVRWAVLAGIA